One region of Salvia miltiorrhiza cultivar Shanhuang (shh) chromosome 3, IMPLAD_Smil_shh, whole genome shotgun sequence genomic DNA includes:
- the LOC131015729 gene encoding uncharacterized protein LOC131015729 produces MDQNDFAFASSEEEVTGGLVTAGREESLREMSAVDELELRSDPYFQQRPDALGRPSFTPLQKCIVAIRQLANGGATDQYDEYLRIAESTSLEFLTKFCRAIVQLLSAKYLRRPTSIDYQRLLALHEEKHGFPEMLWSLDRRH; encoded by the exons ATGGATCAAAATGATTTTGCGTTTGCCTCAAGCGAAGAAGAGGTGACTGGTGGCCTCGTCACCGCCGGAAGAGAAGAGAGTCTGAGGGAGATGTCGGCGGTGGATGAATTGGAATTGAGG TCCGATCCTTACTTCCAACAACGTCCAGACGCACTTGGCAGACCTAGCTTTACACCGTTGCAGAAATGCATCGTTGCTATTCGACAACTTGCAAATGGAGGTGCAACTGACCAATACGATGAGTACTTGCGGATTGCGGAGTCCACATCGTTGGAGTTCTTAACAAAATTTTGTCGAGCCATCGTCCAACTCCTCAGTGCGAAATACTTGAGGAGGCCGACGTCCATTGACTATCAAAGGCTTCTTGCACTGCACGAGGAAAAGCACGGGTTCCCCGAGATGCTATGGAGCCTGGATCGCAGGCACTAG